The following coding sequences lie in one Bacteroidota bacterium genomic window:
- a CDS encoding aminoacyl-tRNA hydrolase codes for MSKFLIVGLGNIGDEYENTRHNIGFTILDTIAQENNFKFTVDKLASIATYKFKGKTLILIKPSTYMNLSGKAVNYWMQAEKIQKENILVLTDDLALPFGSVRMKGKGSDGGHNGLKNIQETLASSEYPRLRFGVGNEFSKGKQVDYVLGKWTDEEKKALEPRVKLAIEMIQGFATIGLQRTMSAYNNK; via the coding sequence ATGAGCAAATTTTTAATTGTTGGCTTAGGAAATATTGGTGACGAGTACGAAAATACCCGCCACAATATCGGATTCACTATTTTAGATACCATCGCGCAAGAAAACAATTTCAAATTCACAGTTGACAAACTCGCGTCCATTGCCACCTATAAGTTCAAAGGCAAAACATTGATTTTAATCAAACCGTCAACCTACATGAACTTAAGCGGAAAAGCCGTAAATTACTGGATGCAAGCTGAGAAAATACAAAAGGAAAACATCCTTGTCCTAACAGACGACCTCGCGCTCCCCTTCGGCTCCGTGCGTATGAAAGGAAAAGGAAGTGATGGCGGACACAATGGCTTAAAAAACATTCAGGAAACTCTCGCCAGCTCCGAATATCCTCGTTTACGATTTGGAGTAGGCAACGAATTTTCAAAAGGAAAACAAGTGGATTATGTTTTAGGAAAATGGACCGATGAAGAAAAAAAAGCGCTGGAGCCACGTGTTAAACTCGCTATTGAAATGATTCAAGGATTTGCAACCATTGGATTACAGCGCACCATGAGTGCATACAACAATAAATAA
- a CDS encoding glycosyltransferase family 39 protein, translated as MNRANKKSILLLVLFLFAVSALLYRTTIFLPPSFIHAWTQSERYAIALQFLQNGFDIFHPATFNLQTLDGVTRMDFPLNEFIVALLMKLFGTTSPIVFRLYTICISITGLTFLYLLAKKMTQSELKSWVVVAFVFFSPLYTYYQAGFIPCVPAIAFVFIAYYFFHAYKTEGNKTHFYWSILFFLLAALIRLPFLIFLIGLVMQQSYVAIKQKKIVKQEVIAFLLAFILFGMYFRYNVHIGIVYGNMFLDKFLPAKSFSEFIVIIQYIYDHWLLQYYTFWHLVLLVLAVALTFLSFRRTRSIENKAMWFNLFFVGGGAVLYFLLMAAQYFDHDYYFLDSLFVPVVLLFLLSIKNISIETETRKLFFFFFSVICMMFMFGDSRKNQRERYTAGNDDRVEITRKNFEGAATFLDQIGIPADSKMLVIDAYSTNIPLYMMNRKGYTVYQTNRDNAAITLFWSKWDYVVIQDQFLFSDVLRYYPIVASVIEPVAGNGKITVYKRSTGFKRKSIEELLQLEKKQVVANEFTDFEKNENKHFTGFDQVMYSEKFRSSVSKLDTLIEFGVSYQVGVNELNSKNNLSLKVGFDFMSQDLTGIKVVVTTANRGKTKHYQSCLLADFYKGSSGIQKGEFYFNLPAFYNANDILSVYLWNPANKKLQYDNFRVAIYKNQ; from the coding sequence ATGAATCGCGCCAATAAAAAGTCGATACTCTTACTTGTATTGTTTTTATTTGCTGTGAGTGCATTGTTGTATCGCACAACCATTTTTCTTCCTCCTTCGTTTATCCATGCTTGGACACAAAGCGAACGCTATGCAATTGCCTTGCAGTTTTTGCAAAATGGATTTGATATCTTCCATCCGGCAACGTTTAATCTTCAAACGTTGGATGGCGTTACCCGAATGGATTTTCCATTGAACGAATTTATTGTTGCGCTGTTAATGAAGCTGTTCGGGACAACCTCTCCAATTGTATTTAGGTTGTATACGATTTGTATCAGTATTACCGGATTAACATTCTTGTATCTGCTGGCTAAAAAGATGACTCAATCTGAATTGAAATCATGGGTGGTTGTTGCTTTTGTTTTCTTTTCTCCTCTCTATACGTATTATCAAGCAGGATTCATTCCTTGCGTTCCTGCAATCGCATTTGTGTTTATTGCCTATTATTTTTTTCACGCTTATAAAACGGAAGGGAACAAAACACATTTTTACTGGAGTATTTTGTTTTTTCTCCTCGCAGCCCTCATTCGTTTGCCCTTTTTGATTTTTCTAATCGGACTGGTGATGCAACAATCCTATGTGGCAATAAAACAGAAGAAAATTGTCAAGCAAGAAGTGATTGCTTTTTTGTTGGCATTTATTCTGTTTGGCATGTATTTCAGATACAATGTGCACATCGGAATCGTCTATGGCAATATGTTTCTAGATAAATTTTTACCAGCAAAGAGTTTTTCTGAATTCATTGTCATTATTCAATACATCTATGATCATTGGTTGCTACAATATTATACCTTTTGGCATCTGGTCTTGTTAGTATTAGCGGTTGCTTTAACATTCTTATCCTTCCGAAGGACGAGAAGTATTGAAAATAAAGCCATGTGGTTTAATTTATTTTTTGTTGGAGGAGGTGCGGTGCTTTATTTTTTATTAATGGCAGCTCAGTACTTCGATCACGATTATTATTTTTTAGATTCCCTTTTTGTCCCGGTCGTACTGCTCTTTTTACTTTCCATAAAAAATATTTCCATCGAAACGGAAACTCGAAAGTTGTTCTTCTTTTTCTTTAGCGTGATCTGTATGATGTTTATGTTTGGAGATTCACGAAAAAATCAGCGGGAACGATATACAGCAGGGAATGACGATCGGGTAGAGATTACACGGAAAAATTTTGAAGGAGCAGCAACCTTTTTAGACCAAATTGGAATACCGGCTGATTCAAAAATGCTGGTGATAGATGCCTATTCTACCAACATTCCTTTGTACATGATGAATCGAAAAGGGTATACGGTGTATCAAACAAACCGCGACAATGCAGCAATTACCTTGTTTTGGTCGAAATGGGATTATGTTGTTATCCAAGACCAATTTTTGTTTTCGGATGTGTTGAGGTATTATCCAATTGTGGCATCGGTAATTGAACCGGTTGCGGGAAATGGGAAAATAACGGTGTATAAGCGAAGCACAGGATTTAAACGAAAATCAATAGAAGAGCTGTTGCAATTAGAAAAAAAGCAGGTAGTTGCGAATGAATTCACCGACTTTGAAAAAAATGAAAACAAACATTTTACCGGCTTTGATCAAGTGATGTATTCAGAAAAATTCCGTTCATCCGTTTCAAAATTGGATACCTTAATTGAATTTGGTGTTTCCTATCAGGTTGGTGTAAATGAATTGAATAGCAAAAATAATCTTTCACTAAAAGTGGGATTTGATTTTATGAGTCAAGATCTTACAGGCATAAAAGTGGTGGTGACAACCGCAAACAGAGGCAAAACAAAACACTACCAAAGCTGTTTGCTTGCTGATTTTTATAAAGGGAGTTCAGGAATTCAAAAAGGAGAATTTTATTTTAACTTACCTGCATTTTACAATGCCAACGATATTTTATCTGTTTACTTGTGGAATCCAGCAAACAAAAAACTGCAATACGATAACTTTAGGGTTGCGATTTATAAAAATCAATAA
- a CDS encoding 50S ribosomal protein L25/general stress protein Ctc — MKSVSISGSPRANVGKTDATALRNAKRVPCVLYGGKEQVHFSVLEADFKDLIYTPHVNTVDLDVDGKKFKAILQEAQFHTVKDHLLHVDFLEIVAGKPVTMNIPVKTTGTSPGVRNGGKLNKKLKTLRVKGLVEKMPDTIDIAIDTLEIGQGVRVSDLKFDGLTFLNAPNVTVVSVQVTRAVAAEEAKTATPAAATPAAAAAAKPAAKK, encoded by the coding sequence ATGAAATCAGTATCTATTAGCGGTTCGCCACGTGCGAACGTAGGGAAAACAGATGCAACTGCTTTGAGAAATGCAAAGCGAGTACCATGTGTATTGTACGGAGGTAAAGAACAAGTTCACTTTTCTGTGTTAGAAGCAGATTTTAAAGACTTGATTTATACACCACATGTAAATACAGTGGACTTAGACGTTGACGGAAAAAAATTCAAAGCAATTTTACAAGAAGCACAATTCCACACTGTAAAAGATCATCTTTTACATGTTGACTTTTTAGAAATCGTTGCCGGAAAACCTGTAACCATGAATATCCCAGTTAAAACTACCGGAACATCTCCAGGAGTTAGAAATGGTGGTAAGTTGAACAAAAAATTAAAAACATTAAGAGTAAAAGGATTAGTAGAAAAAATGCCGGATACAATTGATATCGCTATCGATACATTGGAAATCGGACAAGGTGTACGTGTAAGTGATCTTAAATTTGATGGCTTAACATTCTTAAACGCTCCAAACGTAACTGTTGTGAGTGTTCAAGTAACACGTGCGGTTGCTGCTGAAGAAGCGAAAACTGCAACGCCTGCTGCTGCAACACCTGCGGCTGCGGCTGCTGCGAAACCTGCTGCTAAGAAATAA
- a CDS encoding T9SS type A sorting domain-containing protein, which yields MFTLDLNNAAGKSTIRVYDIVGNVIHTSETTSNTKQTLDLSTVANGSYFVSITNNTTTTTKKIVVNK from the coding sequence GTGTTTACCCTCGACTTAAACAATGCTGCAGGTAAATCAACCATTCGAGTGTATGATATTGTCGGAAACGTTATTCACACTTCTGAAACAACATCCAACACCAAACAAACACTTGACTTGTCAACCGTTGCCAATGGAAGTTACTTTGTTTCAATCACAAACAACACTACTACAACAACCAAGAAAATTGTTGTAAATAAATAA
- a CDS encoding NAD(P)H-dependent glycerol-3-phosphate dehydrogenase — protein sequence MSETHKIAVIGGGSWATAIVKMLCNNAKEVHWWVRNQTVVDHINKYKHNPNYLTSVEFETSKLVLSPDLKSVISKADILIMAVPSAFLKDALKELTEADFKNKKVFSAIKGIVPEHNLIVGEFFNTQFNIPLENIGVITGPCHAEEVAMEKLSYLTIASQNTEMASYVASQLNCRYIKTTVSDDIFGTEYSAVLKNVFAIASGICHGLGYGDNFQAVLISNAIQEIKAFVDVVHPIDRDIKSSAYLGDLLVTAYSQFSRNRMFGNMIGKGYSVRYAQLEMNMVAEGYYGVKCIYEINKKYKVNMPITDAVYNIVYEKISPAIEMKLLTDKLS from the coding sequence ATGAGTGAAACACATAAAATAGCCGTAATTGGTGGTGGAAGTTGGGCAACAGCCATTGTTAAAATGCTGTGCAACAATGCAAAAGAAGTGCATTGGTGGGTGCGTAATCAAACCGTTGTTGACCACATCAATAAATACAAACACAACCCGAATTATTTAACATCGGTTGAGTTTGAAACGTCTAAATTGGTTTTGAGTCCTGATTTAAAAAGTGTGATTTCAAAAGCAGACATTTTGATTATGGCGGTTCCTTCTGCCTTTTTAAAAGATGCCTTAAAAGAACTTACTGAAGCAGATTTTAAAAACAAAAAAGTTTTTTCTGCCATCAAAGGAATTGTGCCCGAACATAATTTAATTGTCGGTGAATTTTTTAATACGCAATTTAATATTCCTCTAGAAAACATTGGTGTGATTACCGGACCATGTCATGCTGAAGAAGTGGCCATGGAAAAATTATCGTATTTAACCATTGCTTCTCAAAATACGGAAATGGCAAGCTATGTAGCATCGCAATTAAACTGCCGTTACATCAAAACAACGGTTTCGGATGATATTTTCGGGACAGAATATTCGGCCGTATTAAAAAATGTATTTGCTATCGCTAGTGGAATTTGTCACGGTTTAGGGTATGGTGATAATTTTCAAGCGGTTTTGATTTCAAATGCCATTCAGGAAATTAAAGCATTCGTAGATGTGGTGCATCCCATCGATCGTGATATTAAAAGTTCAGCCTATTTAGGCGATTTGCTGGTTACAGCGTATTCACAATTCAGTCGAAACCGAATGTTTGGAAACATGATTGGTAAAGGCTACTCCGTGCGTTACGCACAATTGGAGATGAACATGGTGGCGGAAGGATATTACGGAGTAAAGTGTATTTACGAAATCAATAAGAAGTACAAAGTAAATATGCCCATCACCGATGCGGTTTACAATATTGTATACGAAAAAATCTCTCCGGCAATTGAAATGAAGTTGCTGACCGATAAACTATCTTAA
- the uvrC gene encoding excinuclease ABC subunit UvrC produces MSTIVKSLPDNPGVYQYYDAEGKIIYVGKAKNLKKRVSSYFNKDQSENGKTQILVKKIVDIKFIIVDTELDALLLENNLIKKYQPRYNVLLKDDKTYPWICIKNERFPRVFTTRNIVKDGSVYFGPYASVKVMHTVLDLIKQLFKLRNCNLNLTEENIQAKKFKVCLEYHIGNCKAPCIANETEEEYNQTIANIKEIIKGNINSASKHLKSILQTHVEKLEFEKAHIIKEKIDALEKFQSKSTVVSPTITNVDVFSITSDEKNAYVNFLKVVNGSIIQGHTIELKKKLDESDQELLALSIVELRERFHSDAKEVIVPFEIETEFPGIEFTVPQRGDKKHLLELSERNVNYYKREKIKQESLIDPERHTKRILEQMKKDLRLTEEPRHIECFDNSNFQGAYPVAAMTVFKDCKPSKKDYRHFNIKTVEGPDDFASMEEIIYRRYKRVQEENQSMPQLIVIDGGKGQLSSALESLDKLGLRGKVAIIGIAKKLEEIYFPGDSIPLYLDKRSESLKIIQQIRDEAHRFGITHHRSKRDKGTLKTELTEIKGISDTTAQKLLSHFKSVKKVKEATEVELAEIAGKAKAKLIIDFYKSQP; encoded by the coding sequence ATCAGTACGATTGTCAAATCACTACCGGACAACCCCGGTGTGTACCAGTATTATGATGCTGAAGGAAAAATAATCTATGTAGGGAAAGCAAAAAATTTAAAAAAAAGGGTTTCCTCCTATTTCAATAAAGATCAATCCGAAAACGGTAAAACGCAAATTCTTGTCAAAAAGATTGTCGACATAAAATTTATCATTGTTGATACAGAGTTAGATGCACTCCTGCTCGAAAATAACCTCATTAAAAAATATCAACCGCGTTATAATGTTTTATTAAAAGACGATAAAACTTACCCGTGGATTTGTATTAAAAATGAACGCTTCCCTCGTGTATTTACCACACGCAATATTGTAAAAGATGGCTCTGTCTACTTTGGTCCGTATGCATCTGTAAAAGTTATGCATACCGTTTTGGATTTAATTAAACAATTGTTCAAACTGAGAAACTGTAACCTCAACCTCACAGAAGAAAACATCCAAGCAAAAAAGTTTAAAGTCTGCTTGGAATACCACATCGGCAATTGCAAAGCACCTTGCATCGCCAATGAAACGGAAGAGGAATACAATCAAACAATCGCAAACATCAAAGAAATTATCAAAGGAAATATCAATTCCGCTTCCAAACATTTAAAAAGCATTTTGCAAACGCATGTTGAAAAACTGGAATTCGAAAAAGCACACATCATCAAAGAAAAAATTGATGCTCTTGAAAAATTTCAAAGCAAATCAACTGTTGTTAGTCCAACCATCACCAATGTAGATGTGTTTTCCATTACTTCTGATGAAAAAAACGCCTACGTTAATTTTCTAAAAGTGGTGAATGGCTCCATCATTCAAGGCCATACCATTGAATTAAAAAAGAAGCTGGACGAAAGCGATCAGGAGCTATTGGCCCTTTCCATTGTTGAGCTGCGCGAACGTTTTCACAGCGATGCCAAAGAAGTAATTGTTCCATTTGAAATTGAAACTGAATTTCCCGGAATCGAATTTACTGTTCCGCAACGTGGTGATAAAAAACATTTGTTAGAGCTGTCCGAACGAAATGTGAATTATTACAAACGTGAAAAAATAAAACAAGAAAGTTTAATCGACCCGGAACGCCATACCAAACGCATTTTGGAACAAATGAAAAAAGATTTGCGTTTGACGGAAGAGCCTCGCCACATTGAATGTTTTGACAATTCGAACTTTCAAGGTGCGTATCCGGTTGCGGCCATGACTGTTTTTAAAGACTGCAAACCAAGTAAAAAAGATTATCGTCACTTCAATATTAAAACCGTTGAAGGCCCTGATGATTTTGCATCGATGGAAGAAATTATTTACAGACGCTATAAACGTGTACAAGAAGAAAACCAATCGATGCCACAACTGATTGTAATTGATGGCGGGAAAGGACAGTTAAGCTCAGCATTAGAAAGTCTGGATAAATTAGGATTAAGAGGGAAAGTAGCCATTATCGGGATTGCTAAAAAATTAGAAGAAATTTATTTCCCAGGAGATTCTATTCCATTGTACCTCGACAAACGAAGTGAATCCTTAAAGATTATTCAGCAGATTCGCGATGAAGCACATCGTTTTGGAATTACGCATCACCGAAGCAAACGTGATAAAGGAACACTCAAAACAGAACTTACTGAAATCAAAGGAATCAGCGACACCACGGCACAAAAATTATTGTCGCATTTCAAGTCCGTTAAAAAAGTAAAAGAAGCAACAGAGGTTGAATTAGCTGAGATTGCCGGAAAAGCAAAAGCCAAACTGATTATTGATTTTTATAAATCGCAACCCTAA
- a CDS encoding ribose-phosphate pyrophosphokinase: MNYKVKIFSGSTTRTLAENIAKTYGQELGKVSLLRFSDGEMQTSYEETVRGSDVFIIQSTMPPVDNLFELLLMIDAAKRASAHQIIAVLPYFGYARQDRKDQPRVAIGAKMVANLLSAAGATRIITMDLHADQIQGFFDFPVDHLYASSIFLPYIQGLNLPNLTMAAPDMGGSKRANAYAKFLKSDIVICYKQRAKANVIESMTVIGDVEGKDIVLVDDLIDTGGTLTKAADMMLDRGANSVRAVCTHAVLSGKAYENIEKSRITELVVTDTIPLTQQSSKIKVVSVADLFAKVLHSVHSFESISSNFIVS; the protein is encoded by the coding sequence ATGAACTATAAAGTAAAAATATTCTCAGGATCTACTACCCGTACATTAGCGGAAAACATCGCTAAAACATACGGACAAGAATTGGGCAAAGTATCCCTGCTTCGCTTTAGCGATGGGGAAATGCAGACTTCTTATGAAGAAACGGTACGTGGAAGCGATGTATTCATCATCCAATCGACCATGCCTCCTGTTGACAATTTATTTGAACTTTTATTGATGATTGATGCGGCAAAGCGCGCTTCTGCCCACCAAATTATTGCCGTTTTACCTTATTTCGGATATGCCCGTCAGGATCGTAAAGACCAACCCCGTGTTGCTATTGGAGCTAAAATGGTGGCGAATCTTTTATCTGCTGCCGGTGCTACCCGTATCATTACCATGGACTTACATGCCGACCAGATTCAAGGATTTTTTGACTTCCCGGTTGACCACTTATACGCTTCTTCTATCTTTTTACCTTATATCCAAGGATTAAACTTGCCAAACTTAACTATGGCTGCACCGGATATGGGTGGATCTAAAAGAGCAAACGCTTATGCTAAGTTTTTGAAGTCGGATATCGTTATCTGCTACAAACAACGCGCAAAAGCAAATGTGATTGAAAGCATGACCGTTATTGGTGATGTAGAAGGAAAAGATATTGTTTTGGTAGATGATTTGATTGATACTGGCGGAACATTAACAAAAGCAGCGGATATGATGTTGGACAGAGGCGCAAACAGTGTTCGTGCTGTCTGTACACATGCTGTATTGTCCGGCAAAGCTTACGAAAATATTGAAAAGTCAAGAATAACAGAATTGGTGGTAACAGATACCATTCCATTAACGCAACAAAGCAGCAAAATTAAAGTAGTATCGGTTGCCGATTTATTCGCAAAAGTGTTACACAGCGTACACAGCTTCGAATCCATCAGCTCTAACTTTATTGTATCATAA
- a CDS encoding recombinase family protein, with translation MREKLLRGEWIGNAPTGYAFVKGAPTQTIIFSDKGEAIKQAFIWRANGMTYDQIIEKLKCLGINMPKQTLGGIFSNPFYCGFMSHNLLNGEVIKGKHPPLIDEDLFLRANELKKTDGFKVNKANDNLPLKVFVKDAETGAPFTGYIVKKKGLYYYKVNRIGIKVNRSIKIMHGKFEELLSNYTVNSAYVEPLEKQLRYTWENLTETSTSEKKALSLKLNEVEEEFYNLRKRHAIGSVSLDIYEEFSTEMKKRKEGIMESLEKLEQKLSNPKELINFACRLSANLAPVWASGDYYQKQTFQNVVFPSGLVYDTKIEHYRTPEVNRVIAQIALLSKGLGEIKKPDFSNFEEKSGLVPGTGVEPVRFPTGV, from the coding sequence ATGCGAGAGAAATTATTAAGAGGCGAGTGGATTGGTAATGCACCAACAGGATATGCTTTTGTAAAAGGTGCGCCCACCCAAACTATTATTTTTAGTGATAAAGGAGAAGCTATTAAGCAAGCTTTTATTTGGCGAGCTAATGGAATGACCTACGATCAAATTATTGAAAAATTAAAATGCTTGGGTATTAATATGCCTAAGCAGACCCTTGGCGGCATATTTTCGAACCCTTTTTATTGTGGGTTCATGTCGCACAATTTATTGAATGGCGAAGTGATTAAAGGAAAGCACCCTCCTTTAATTGATGAAGATTTATTTCTAAGGGCAAACGAACTCAAGAAGACCGATGGCTTTAAAGTCAATAAAGCCAATGATAACCTGCCATTGAAGGTATTTGTAAAAGATGCAGAAACTGGAGCCCCTTTCACCGGATATATCGTGAAGAAGAAGGGGCTTTATTATTATAAGGTAAATAGGATCGGAATTAAGGTAAACCGAAGCATTAAAATCATGCACGGCAAGTTTGAAGAATTGCTTTCAAATTATACGGTAAATTCCGCCTACGTGGAGCCTTTAGAAAAACAACTGCGCTATACTTGGGAGAACCTAACAGAAACCAGCACGAGCGAGAAAAAAGCCCTTTCTTTGAAACTTAACGAGGTTGAGGAGGAGTTCTATAATTTGCGTAAAAGACACGCAATTGGGTCTGTAAGTTTGGACATTTATGAGGAATTTTCGACTGAAATGAAGAAGCGTAAAGAGGGCATTATGGAGTCCCTTGAAAAGTTGGAACAAAAATTATCGAACCCTAAAGAATTGATAAATTTTGCTTGCCGATTATCGGCAAACCTCGCACCTGTGTGGGCTTCGGGGGACTATTACCAAAAGCAAACTTTCCAAAATGTGGTATTTCCTTCCGGTTTGGTATATGATACGAAAATCGAGCATTATCGAACCCCTGAAGTAAATCGTGTGATTGCCCAAATCGCCCTATTATCAAAGGGTTTGGGGGAAATAAAAAAACCGGACTTCTCAAATTTTGAAGAGAAGTCCGGTCTAGTACCCGGGACCGGAGTCGAACCGGTACGGTTTCCCACAGGTGTTTGA